The following are encoded together in the Gordonia insulae genome:
- a CDS encoding polysaccharide biosynthesis protein, with product MVANVCAYLIHLTASRWWLDTAEYGEFAVGLSAMLVLGVAALALQAVVARAVVQHTDPGRIRRVTVMSVVIVAALVVVVAPLMAWWASMGVGTAAAALIAAPMLTAIGSGQGVLQGRGQFRLLAWVLAAVGLLRTVPVIGVLALGAGPAGALTAGAVGSAAAAVVVAWAVRSSGGARSAVFLADGPALQLLDVVRASGVQLVLIVAASVDLLLSRTVLTPDDAGIYALGAIATKVAFWLPQAVGVVFYPRLADPAISRRALTHAIAVVAAIGAVLTVGAAIAGPLVPVVVRPEYQPLVGMLWLFAYTGATLAVLQVALLSAIARQATAVSVVTWLVVGVEVAVILTVVHSIVALAATAAIAATVAALTTTLVGLRRDRMHDAIGVAATPD from the coding sequence ATGGTCGCCAACGTCTGCGCGTACCTGATCCACCTCACCGCGAGCCGCTGGTGGCTCGACACCGCCGAGTACGGCGAGTTCGCCGTCGGCCTGTCGGCGATGCTCGTGCTCGGGGTCGCCGCCCTCGCACTGCAGGCGGTGGTGGCGCGCGCGGTGGTGCAGCACACCGATCCCGGCCGCATCCGGCGGGTCACGGTGATGTCGGTGGTCATCGTCGCCGCCCTGGTGGTCGTGGTGGCGCCGCTGATGGCGTGGTGGGCGTCGATGGGCGTGGGCACCGCCGCCGCGGCGCTGATCGCGGCGCCGATGCTGACGGCGATCGGCTCCGGGCAGGGGGTCCTGCAGGGGCGCGGGCAGTTCCGTCTCCTCGCCTGGGTGCTGGCCGCGGTCGGCCTGCTGCGCACCGTGCCGGTGATCGGGGTGCTCGCCCTCGGCGCAGGTCCGGCCGGTGCGCTGACGGCCGGTGCGGTCGGTTCGGCTGCCGCGGCGGTGGTCGTCGCGTGGGCGGTGCGGTCCTCGGGCGGGGCCCGGTCCGCGGTCTTCCTCGCCGACGGTCCGGCGTTGCAACTGCTCGACGTCGTGCGGGCATCCGGGGTGCAACTGGTGCTGATCGTCGCGGCATCGGTCGACCTGCTGCTGTCGCGGACGGTACTGACGCCCGACGACGCGGGCATCTATGCACTGGGGGCGATCGCGACGAAGGTGGCGTTCTGGCTGCCGCAGGCCGTCGGTGTCGTGTTCTACCCCCGGCTGGCCGACCCCGCGATCTCCCGACGGGCCTTGACCCACGCCATCGCCGTGGTCGCGGCGATCGGTGCCGTCCTCACCGTCGGTGCCGCCATCGCCGGGCCGCTGGTCCCCGTCGTCGTGCGCCCGGAGTACCAACCGCTCGTCGGAATGCTGTGGCTGTTCGCCTATACCGGGGCGACGCTGGCCGTCCTGCAGGTCGCGTTGCTGTCGGCGATCGCGCGGCAGGCCACCGCGGTGTCGGTGGTGACGTGGCTGGTCGTCGGGGTGGAGGTGGCGGTGATCCTGACGGTGGTGCACAGCATCGTGGCGTTGGCGGCGACCGCGGCGATCGCCGCGACCGTCGCCGCACTCACGACGACGCTGGTGGGTCTGCGCCGGGATCGGATGCACGACGCCATCGGCGTGGCCGCCACGCCGGATTGA
- a CDS encoding HpcH/HpaI aldolase/citrate lyase family protein, with translation MYDQNTTEDDPDMPVGFRIDPVLARSWLLVNGAQAGRFEAASHSRADIVVFDIEDAVAPKDKIDARNHVVDWLAAGHTDWVRVNGFGTPWWADDLEALASSSIGGVMLAMVESVDHVTETAKRLPDIPIVALVETARGLERISEIASAKGTFRLAFGIGDFRRDTGFGDNPATLAYARSRFTIAAKAAHLPSAIDGPTVGSSALKLSEATAVSAEFGMTGKICLTPDQCHPVNEGLSPSQDEISWAKEFFAEFERDGGEIRNGSDLPRIARATKILDLARAYGIESTHYDDDPVHAQAPSDTYHY, from the coding sequence ATGTACGACCAGAACACGACTGAGGATGATCCCGACATGCCCGTCGGATTCCGTATCGATCCCGTGCTGGCACGGAGTTGGCTGCTGGTCAACGGGGCCCAGGCCGGACGTTTCGAGGCGGCCTCCCATTCGCGTGCCGACATCGTGGTCTTCGACATCGAGGATGCGGTCGCGCCGAAGGACAAGATCGACGCACGCAATCACGTCGTCGACTGGCTGGCCGCCGGGCACACGGACTGGGTGCGGGTCAACGGGTTCGGGACGCCGTGGTGGGCCGACGATCTCGAGGCACTCGCATCGTCGTCGATCGGCGGGGTCATGCTCGCGATGGTGGAGTCGGTCGATCATGTCACCGAGACCGCCAAGCGACTGCCCGACATCCCGATCGTGGCGCTGGTGGAGACCGCTCGTGGACTCGAACGCATCAGTGAGATCGCCTCGGCGAAAGGTACTTTCCGGCTGGCTTTCGGTATCGGCGATTTCCGCCGTGACACCGGCTTCGGCGACAACCCGGCGACCCTCGCCTACGCGCGGTCCCGGTTCACCATCGCCGCCAAGGCCGCTCACCTGCCGAGTGCGATCGACGGCCCGACGGTCGGTTCCAGCGCCCTCAAGCTGTCGGAGGCCACCGCGGTCAGCGCCGAGTTCGGCATGACCGGCAAGATCTGTCTCACCCCCGATCAGTGCCATCCGGTCAACGAGGGGCTCTCGCCGTCGCAGGACGAGATCAGTTGGGCCAAGGAGTTCTTCGCCGAGTTCGAGCGTGACGGCGGGGAGATCCGCAACGGCTCGGACCTGCCGCGGATCGCGCGGGCCACCAAGATCCTCGATCTGGCACGTGCGTACGGGATCGAGTCGACCCACTACGACGACGACCCGGTGCACGCCCAGGCGCCGTCGGACACGTACCACTATTGA
- a CDS encoding glycosyltransferase family 4 protein — protein sequence MTESTHVLLLCWRDTDHPQGGGSERYLERVGAELVDRGMRVTLLTAAHDGAAADETRDGIRILRAGGRLSVYPRALGTILAARLGRGRLGRTDPDVIVDTQNGIPFFAALVSRAPTVVLVHHCHREQWPVAGRGLGRFGWFLESRVSPRVHRRNRYVTVSGPSAVELAELGVDRARITVIRNGVDPLPGGLSVADMPRRDDRAIRLCVLSRLVPHKQVEDALAVVAELRHIRPEIHLDVIGGGWWSDELRRCATELGVERHVTFHGHVAEVRKHELLARAHVHLMPSRKEGWGLAVMEAAQHRVPTIGYRSSVGLVESIEDDETGLLVDGVDELISATRKLIDNPDEVARLGDNAERKAHHYSWSATADGFIEVFDDVRRPRPLRGRTGSTPTRSDAR from the coding sequence ATGACCGAGTCCACCCACGTCCTGCTGCTCTGCTGGCGCGACACCGACCACCCGCAGGGCGGGGGCAGTGAGCGCTACCTCGAGCGCGTCGGCGCCGAGTTGGTCGACCGGGGAATGCGCGTCACCCTGCTCACGGCGGCGCACGACGGTGCCGCGGCCGACGAGACCCGCGACGGTATCCGCATCCTCCGTGCCGGCGGCCGACTGTCGGTATATCCGCGCGCGCTCGGCACGATCCTCGCGGCGCGACTGGGCCGGGGACGTCTCGGCCGGACCGACCCCGACGTCATCGTGGACACCCAGAACGGCATCCCGTTCTTTGCGGCACTGGTCTCCCGCGCCCCGACCGTGGTGCTGGTGCATCACTGTCACCGCGAACAGTGGCCGGTGGCCGGCCGGGGGCTCGGCCGGTTCGGGTGGTTCCTCGAATCGCGTGTGTCGCCACGTGTCCATCGGCGCAATCGGTATGTCACCGTGTCCGGCCCGTCGGCGGTGGAGCTCGCCGAGCTCGGCGTCGACCGGGCTCGCATCACCGTGATCCGCAACGGCGTCGACCCGTTGCCGGGCGGCCTGTCGGTGGCCGACATGCCGCGGCGAGACGACCGGGCCATCCGGTTGTGCGTACTGTCCCGGCTCGTCCCGCACAAACAGGTCGAGGACGCGCTCGCGGTGGTGGCCGAACTGCGGCACATCCGACCGGAGATCCACCTCGACGTGATCGGCGGTGGCTGGTGGTCCGACGAGTTGCGCAGGTGTGCAACCGAATTGGGCGTCGAGCGGCATGTGACGTTCCACGGTCACGTGGCGGAGGTCCGCAAACACGAGCTACTGGCCCGGGCGCACGTGCACCTGATGCCGTCCCGCAAGGAGGGCTGGGGACTGGCGGTGATGGAGGCCGCGCAGCACCGCGTCCCCACGATCGGCTATCGCAGCTCGGTCGGGTTGGTCGAGTCCATCGAGGACGACGAGACCGGACTGCTGGTCGACGGTGTCGACGAACTCATCAGTGCGACGAGGAAACTCATCGACAACCCGGACGAGGTCGCGCGCCTCGGCGACAACGCCGAACGCAAGGCGCACCACTACTCGTGGTCGGCGACCGCGGACGGTTTCATCGAGGTCTTCGACGACGTGCGGCGACCGCGACCACTGCGAGGGCGAACAGGATCGACGCCGACCAGATCAGATGCGCGGTGA